One genomic region from Rattus norvegicus strain BN/NHsdMcwi chromosome 10, GRCr8, whole genome shotgun sequence encodes:
- the Wnt9b gene encoding protein Wnt-9b precursor, with product MRPAPALALAALCLLALPAVVAAAAYFGLTGREVLTPFPGPGTAAAPAQAGAHLKQCDLLKLSRWQKQLCRREPGLAETLRDAAHLGLLECQFQFRQERWNCSLEGRTGLLQRGFKETAFLYAVSAAALTHALARACSAGRMERCTCDDSPGLESRQAWQWGVCGDNLKYSTKFLSNFLGPKRGSKDLRARADAHNTHVGIKAVKSGLRTTCKCHGVSGSCAVRTCWKQLSPFRETGQVLKLRYDTAVKVSSATNEALGRLELWVPAKPGGPAKGLAPRPVDLVYMEDSPSFCRPSKYSPGTAGRVCSRDTSCSSLCCGRGYDTQSRMVAFSCHCQVQWCCYVECQQCAQQELVYTCKR from the exons ATGCGCCCCGCGCCCGCGCTGGCCCTGGCCGCGCTCTGCCTGCTGGCGCTGCCTGCCGTCGTCGCCGCCGCCGCCTACTTCGG CCTGACCGGTCGTGAGGTCCTGACGCCCTTCCCAGGTCCGGGCACAGCGGCAGCTCCGGCACAGGCTGGTGCCCACCTGAAGCAGTGTGACCTCCTGAAGCTATCCAGGTGGCAGAAGCAGCTCTGCAGGAGGGAGCCTGGCTTGGCCGAGACCCTGCGGGATGCTGCACACCTGGGGCTGCTGGAATGCCAGTTCCAGTTCAGGCAGGAGCGCTGGAACTGCAGCCTGGAGGGGAGGACCGGCCTGCTCCAGAGAG GCTTCAAGGAGACAGCCTTCCTGTACGCGGTGTCTGCAGCTGCCCTCACACATGCGCTGGCCAGGGCCTGCAGTGCTGGGCGCATGGAGCGTTGCACCTGCGATGACTCCCCAGGCCTGGAGAGCCGGCAGGCCTGGCAGTGGGGCGTGTGTGGTGACAACCTGAAGTACAGCACCAAGTTCCTCAGCAACTTCCTGGGGCCGAAGAGAGGAAGCAAGGATCTGAGGGCGAGAGCTGACGCCCACAACACCCATGTGGGCATCAAG GCTGTGAAGAGCGGCCTGAGAACAACCTGCAAGTGTCATGGCGTGTCAGGCTCCTGTGCTGTGCGGACCTGCTGGAAGCAGCTCTCCCCATTTCGTGAGACTGGCCAAGTGCTGAAGCTACGCTATGACACGGCTGTCAAAGTGTCCAGTGCTACCAATGAGGCCTTGGGCCGTCTGGAGCTGTGGGTACCTGCAAAACCTGGTGGACCTGCCAAAGGGCTAGCACCTCGGCCTGTGGACCTGGTCTACATGGAAGATTCTCCCAGCTTCTGCCGGCCCAGCAAGTACTCTCCGGGCACAGCAGGCAGGGTGTGTTCTCGGGACACAAGCTGCAGCAGCCTGTGCTGCGGGCGAGGCTACGACACCCAGAGCCGCATGGTGGCTTTCTCCTGCCACTGCCAGGTACAGTGGTGCTGCTACGTGGAGTGCCAGCAGTGCGCACAGCAGGAGCTTGTGTATACCTGCAAACGCTAG
- the Wnt9b gene encoding protein Wnt-9b isoform X1 has product MRLWDSPCCLTGREVLTPFPGPGTAAAPAQAGAHLKQCDLLKLSRWQKQLCRREPGLAETLRDAAHLGLLECQFQFRQERWNCSLEGRTGLLQRGFKETAFLYAVSAAALTHALARACSAGRMERCTCDDSPGLESRQAWQWGVCGDNLKYSTKFLSNFLGPKRGSKDLRARADAHNTHVGIKAVKSGLRTTCKCHGVSGSCAVRTCWKQLSPFRETGQVLKLRYDTAVKVSSATNEALGRLELWVPAKPGGPAKGLAPRPVDLVYMEDSPSFCRPSKYSPGTAGRVCSRDTSCSSLCCGRGYDTQSRMVAFSCHCQVQWCCYVECQQCAQQELVYTCKR; this is encoded by the exons ATGAGGCTCTGGGATTCTCCATGCTG CCTGACCGGTCGTGAGGTCCTGACGCCCTTCCCAGGTCCGGGCACAGCGGCAGCTCCGGCACAGGCTGGTGCCCACCTGAAGCAGTGTGACCTCCTGAAGCTATCCAGGTGGCAGAAGCAGCTCTGCAGGAGGGAGCCTGGCTTGGCCGAGACCCTGCGGGATGCTGCACACCTGGGGCTGCTGGAATGCCAGTTCCAGTTCAGGCAGGAGCGCTGGAACTGCAGCCTGGAGGGGAGGACCGGCCTGCTCCAGAGAG GCTTCAAGGAGACAGCCTTCCTGTACGCGGTGTCTGCAGCTGCCCTCACACATGCGCTGGCCAGGGCCTGCAGTGCTGGGCGCATGGAGCGTTGCACCTGCGATGACTCCCCAGGCCTGGAGAGCCGGCAGGCCTGGCAGTGGGGCGTGTGTGGTGACAACCTGAAGTACAGCACCAAGTTCCTCAGCAACTTCCTGGGGCCGAAGAGAGGAAGCAAGGATCTGAGGGCGAGAGCTGACGCCCACAACACCCATGTGGGCATCAAG GCTGTGAAGAGCGGCCTGAGAACAACCTGCAAGTGTCATGGCGTGTCAGGCTCCTGTGCTGTGCGGACCTGCTGGAAGCAGCTCTCCCCATTTCGTGAGACTGGCCAAGTGCTGAAGCTACGCTATGACACGGCTGTCAAAGTGTCCAGTGCTACCAATGAGGCCTTGGGCCGTCTGGAGCTGTGGGTACCTGCAAAACCTGGTGGACCTGCCAAAGGGCTAGCACCTCGGCCTGTGGACCTGGTCTACATGGAAGATTCTCCCAGCTTCTGCCGGCCCAGCAAGTACTCTCCGGGCACAGCAGGCAGGGTGTGTTCTCGGGACACAAGCTGCAGCAGCCTGTGCTGCGGGCGAGGCTACGACACCCAGAGCCGCATGGTGGCTTTCTCCTGCCACTGCCAGGTACAGTGGTGCTGCTACGTGGAGTGCCAGCAGTGCGCACAGCAGGAGCTTGTGTATACCTGCAAACGCTAG